The Periplaneta americana isolate PAMFEO1 chromosome 16, P.americana_PAMFEO1_priV1, whole genome shotgun sequence genome segment tggagcattaatacctatcaagggaatgatgaattatgacaaaaatattcacttattggaaaccagaatcgtaccccagctgcaaaaatcatttgcggatggcagaggtgtgttccaacaagacctggcaccatgccatacgtctcgaaaaaactacagaattcttcaacaagaagaatattcaagtactcccctggccaggcaactcacccgacatcaaccccatcgAGAACATGTGGTctatttgcaaaagaagaatgcaaataatggattgttctacaaaggagaagatgatttctgccctcattggtgtatggtttcgcgatgaagaaatgaagaatatttgtgggaaattagtggaatccatgccaattgtctcagagctgttattaggaacaagggaggaaACATAGATTACTGacgtatgtcttagatccttttttatcccgtttgagtgtttttgcacaagtaattacgttgttcgtattaATTTCCACGCTACTGTATTTTGTTAGGGAAATCAAAATGAAGATCAGCATCTGGTCTGAAATATTTATCTATAACGAATatagttttattgttgtttaaattgtaatgaaaatacATACCATTTTTCTTCAGACGATGATCAACAAAAACTTTAGGCTTACATACGTTTGAAGTAGCATAACCAAATTTTTCCAAGTAGTATATTAGTAACTGagcaatgaacaaatgaatataaTCAGTTTGCTAAGTAGCCTAACTCATTATTCCCataaatgtttgtatatttcgtactgttcaaGTATATTCATGTATATTTATATCGGTGCTAGTTCACACAAAGAATATTCACCCAAATGAAATTTGACCCATGGACAACTTATGCACCGGAGAATTCACCCAAGACAAAATTAGAACACAGAAAATTCACATAcacagtatttattttatatatatttttctaattgaTATAGCAATGACTTAGGTGGAACGAAGTTTTAAATTGTTTACATATTTCCTGAAAAACTTTAAGcctattttattgcagaaaccgCGTCTTGGAAGGATTTTACAAATTTCAATGTCGTAACCACAGGCACGCAAATATTAAACTACACGTCCTTTGTCTTTGAATTCATCATACCTTTGTGAAATATATTGCAGCATTATATTTGAGcttttatattttcgtttttgtGCTTCTTTCACTCTTCGTCCCAGTTCAAAGCCCTGGATCATTCTGTCTATATCGGATCGCTctttctttaaataaagtatgagTTTGTATACAGTGGGATGATTCTTACAAGCAATGTTCTGGAAGCGGTTGTGCCATGCTTCTGTGTTAATGTGCGTGGTTCACTTGATCTAGCTGCTTCGACCTGATTCCATAAGTGAGGAGCACAACGAGTGTCTGGAGCTTCGCTTTTCACACTTTCCATATTCAACAAAGTTAAGCCAAAACTTGACAATTCAATCATTTTTCGCCAGGCAGTAAGCGTAAACACCATTTGAGGTACCTTTTAGCACAAAAAGACCTTCCACACAAGATCCAACATATGGCTTCTGGCTTATAaacagtatagtatactatataatatttatttaacctggtagagataatgcCATCAAGCCTAATCTTCACCCCTAGCTGAGAATTACaactacagtattaagaataacattaaaattataattacaattaatgttaaatttacaattacaataaaagtcaaagtattaaaagattacctgattaaaaaataaatagacaatttattatagagGTTCAGAACAACGAAAGATCATCttgctgaagtacaaattaaagctAACATAATAAAACCATACAGTGATTAAAGtacaggatatttaaatatttattataaaatataattgtgtACCCGCATGAATGTATATTAAGATGTGCGGGccacaaaaaaacgcatttcataCACATGACAGCTGAAGAGATGTTTCTCTTATGTATGCTTACGTGAATACACATTAAGGTTTTCCGAGCGCGAAAAATCCATTGCAAACACATCGCAACTGCACGGTTTTTCACGAAAAAGAATCTGGAGAATAAACGGACATCCAAAACACTTCCCACACACATCACAACAGAATGGCTTCTCAACTGTGGACACATGAATGCACATTGAGATATTTGTACCCCAGAAAACTCTTTCCACAAACTTTAGAACCAAACGGCATCCCGCTTGCGTGAACACGAGAATGCAGATAGAGTTTATTGCGGAGTGCAAATCATTCCTACACACATCAAAGCAAAAGagcttctcgcctgtgtgaacACGTGAATGCACATGCAAATGTACGGAGATAGAGCAACTCTTTCCAAAGACGTCACAACGGAATGGTTGTGCACTAGTGCACGCGTGAATGCCTCTTGAGATCATGCAAACGCGAAAATctctttccacacacatcacaactaAATGACCTCTCGTTTGTGTGCACGAGTGAATGCCTCTTGAGATCGCTCGACtttgaaaaacactttccacacacgtcACAACAGAATGGTTTCACTCCTGTGTGCACGCGTGAATGGGTCTGGAGATGTGCCGATTGCGAAAAACTCTTTTCACACACAGCACAACTGAATGGCCTCTCGTTTGTGTGCACGAGTGAATGCCTCACGAGATAAGCCATGCGCGAAAATCTCTTCCCAcacacgtcacaactgaatggcttctcgTTTGTGTGCATGCGTGTATGCTGCTTGAGATAGAAGGAGTTAGAAAAGAACCTCCGAcacacgtcacaactgaatggcttctcgccagtgTGCACCATCTTATGCGCTTTAAAATGTTCAGACCTAGCAAAGCACTTCCCACACTCGTCGCAACAGAATGGTTTTGTGCCTGTGTGCATGAGCGAATGCCTCTCGAGATGTGCCAAGCGCGAAAAACTCTTGCCACAGACTTCACAACTGAATGGCCTCTCATTTGTATGGACGAATGAATGCGTCTTGAGATAGTAGGACTTTGAAAAGCACTTTCCACAAacgtcacaactgaatggttTCTCGCTTGAGGGAACGCATGAATGCTTTTCGTAATCTCCCGATTGGGAAAAGCACTTTCCACACAATTCGCAATTGAATTCCTTGTGACATTTGTGTACGAAGTAATGGCGTTTGAGTCTTGCAGAGTCGAGGAAAGACATTCCGCAAATGTCACAATCGTGTTTCTTGCCGTCGTACCCTTCAGGAATATTTTCGCAGAATTTTGCAGCTCCACTATTATGGCTAACTGCAAGACTGACAATTATAAGTACCATTAGTGCAAAGAATGTCTAAATTTGCTATAAGGAAATATAGTATATGCGCAATAAGCAATGTAAAATAGGTGAAAAGTGAAAATGGACTCTCACATTCAGTTACATCTGTACAGATTATCactaaaatattatgtaataatagtaattataagaaTCATCACggcaataatgatagtaataattataattattcatttatttattaatattaatgtgctcGACAAGACATTGGACAAGGGCAGTCCaagacagtgatacaattaatacaatgaaataaacaactatggtacaaattaaataataataataataataataataataataataataataataataataataataataataattacagtgcaGATGCTTGACGTTTTACATATCCAAAGGAGGAAGAGCTTTTAACAATTAATTCAGAAATTCTGTAGGCATCTCAGACCCAGAAATTGCTATCCACTTAATCAGTAATGCCACTCGTCCTGCTTCTATAGAAATATAGATCTATCAACAGAACCTACATGGGGACAAATAACAAGGCAAAATAACCCCATTGCAACGGATCCCTAGCCACTGCCAAATTCTTTGGAACTAGATTGAATATAAACTAGGTAAGGAGGTTTTGGTCCAGTCATAAAGCCAGGGGAAACACGTGTGTTATATAACATGGGGAAGTGAATGAAGACAGATAGATGGAGCTACTGAAAATACGGTACAAAGCTCAACTTACTGACCTTTGCCTAAGGATTTTGTTTCCTgctattctttttattttatacaatacacgatattaaaataCAACCTTGGAacactttattatatttgttctGTTTCAAAAGTCACTTACTGCATTAATTTTTTCTATAATGCTATAGTCTAAAATGCAGCAatggaattatttaattaaatcacTAATACAAATAGGAAATTATAATAGTCCTTTtatgaaaagaaagtaaaagaacaacaaaaattctgcagaaatgaatattacaatattatgaggaaaatatgaaaaaatatatgttttaatttttgcGTTAAATCCAATCTAACGTTACAGAAGTAATGTTAACAGAAGTAATACATTTACACAAGTTATATGTCAATATTTTATGAATAACGCTTAAACGTTGTTCTTATAAAACGCAAAACCTAAAAGTATGTGTAACTTGTCCGACAACCCTGAAGGAACGAGCAATTAATTGTAGGTATACAGCTGTGAGCGTTGCAAGTACACAAAATGTCAACAATGCTATATTTTAAGGTTATGATGGAGTGGGGAAGCCACACCATCACAAAGTTGCCAGTTGTAAACAGACTATAGTGATCAACCAGAGGCGAAACAACTGCCATATTCTAAGACATATCCCTTACACGGAATAACTCAACACATGAGTTACCTATCCCCTAGGGAAGAGTTTTGTTCTTAATGGGACATAACAGGCTATTCTTATGCTTATTATATTAATGTGCTCATTACGAGATATGGACGAATAAAAGCCCAACACAATACACACAAGAGTATTAcggaaataaaaattgaagacaaTTGAAATTTACGACTACGACGAGAACAACAAGAAcatcaacaacaataataattataaaaataataattataataataataataataataatgataataataataataataattataataataataataatatgaaatttctaaatacaaaaattgaaatcAATGTAGATTTTCTAATTTCTTTGTTATAACTCATGATCTGTAATGGGCATGCTACAGAGAAGTAGGACTCACTTCCTTCAGAGCTTTACACAAAAGCCTATTACACCTGCCGGATTATGCCTAAGAAAACAATAGGAACTATATTTCCTAAGTACATTCCAACAGTCAATGAAAATGGTCAGTGAACTGTTTCCAGTAAATGTGAAAAGTTGAAGGCAGGTCTATGCCTTGGTATTTTCTCTGCCAGCAGCAACATCAGCTCCACTAGTTGGCAGTTGTAGGAGTGGTAAAGTAGCGGTAGGGCAGGTGTTCGTGATAGAGATAGGATATTATATCATTCATGCCATTTATGTTGGCAACGTAAATTGCagtttacatataaaaataatcacgtaaaatctataaatatgtttatgtcgttattatttaaataaaggaCTAAAACGAACACCAAACTATGTACTCCTATAGTTCACCCACCTCTCAGTTGAGACTTCATTCTCTTCTGCTGTTACTTCCAGTTTGACCTCCTTCACTTGATCCAACTCACAAAACTCTTCCTGTAGCAGAAGAGTACGTAAAACAGACACATAGGACAACAGTAAAACATGGAAATAAATGCATGGCAGTTTATATACTCCAGAGATTTGAATATAAATTCTACCAATGGAGTATACAATATAAGAATTGTTGGCAGAAACTTGATTTGGAAATAAGGACATGATATTAAAAACGGAATTGATTGCATTTTGTATGATATATCGCGTGCTTAATACATTTGCACTACATTGTGTCAAGTAAAATTACAAATGGCGAGTTTAGCACCATGTTCAGAAATGCTCACACCTATCAGGGAGTAAACATTACCACAACTCATCCAATCTTTAGAGTGAAGTCAGTAGTGGGAACATTTTATGAAGGAGTTGAGCATCCATTTTCACTCCACGGTATTACCAGCAAGTACGGGTATGATTCAAATAAACTAAACAGGAttagtaaaataattaagttaaaaattgTTAAGATAAAAATTATCACTGGCAATGAAAACATGAAGATTAATATGAATCACTGAACACTCAGTTCGCAGTCTCTATGAGAAAAATGAGCAGGAAACGATTTAGTAATGACTACAGCATGAAGAAATTCAAAGAATGAGAGCAACTAATTCATTCGCTGGTCTCTTTACTGTAGAGACACACCAGCCAGtaaataaaatagagagaactAGCGACCAACAAACTTCACACACTGCTCTCACCTCAGCTTCACTCTTCAGCACCGGAAAGACAATTGGGACTGCAGTTTCCTCAAATGTCATCTCTGATTTCACGTCATATCCGTGGTCTAtacattcagtttttattttcttgacGTTCAAATCTAATAAATTTAATTCCTGcaaataaagaacaaaataattagaatacatcatataaatcagttcaagaAAACACCGTCACTATTTATCAAATTCCGTccacaatattatttacattgatGTCAACGAACTCACATGTACCTATCCGAAAAAACAATAGTAAAATAGTTTATCTGAAAACTTTCGTATCGCAGCATATACcactaaaagaatatattttttgtatgatATTATGGTGGCGGTATGATCATAAGGAACCACAATGCAACATTAAGGCTAATTTTATTCTAAGAGAGcgataattgatttagttttcaaTTGCTTAAACGTTCTTTCAAAAATCAATGCGAGTAAGAAAACTTCCAAGACTTttgtgtttgtaatatatttcctGAATGTAAGTACGCACATGAATTAGTGACAATACgtgtttaatttgaaataaaattccgTTTGGAACTTATCGTTCataaatttcaactttttttagtTGTGTTTCATCTGGTGcaagaaaaacaattaattacaaagGAATGCGCTCTCCAGTTATAAATGGGGCATTTAGATACTAAACAGTAATTGCTCTCAATATACCTCAGATAAAAGCTTCCTCTCTTCTATATCTGCGATACCACTTGTCTGTATACCCATTGGGTCGGACCCAGGTTCCATCTTGATCACGTCCATTACGACTGAAAAaggaaattaagtaacataagttaatatgcagaatatgaaatattCAGACAGACTTAGTAGCTTGGCAATGATAAGTCCACATCTGCGTAGTGTGTGTATTTCTGTGCGAACGCCACAACACACAAAAGTTACCACAAAAATACAAACGAATGTGTACATCAGCACAGATGAGCATGTGGGACTAGGGACAAGATACAGTAGTTGTCTTGCAAATAAAGTCGATGATTTCACGACAGTGTTAGTTACTAAGTTCTACATATGATTTATTCCTCTGGATTCGTTCAGGCGTTTTAAACAAAATGCAGATGTCTACTAAATAGTATCGGACGAGTAAAGTAGGAAATAGAGAAGTGAAAAAGAAAACGAAGGACATGAAGGACACAGTGTAGAACAATGGAAGATAAGTGTATGAGTCGCTTAAATTATGTAAAGTGTAAGAATATAGTGTAAAGATATGAAATTAATTAGTGAAGTGATGTAAACAGCAAAGTGAGAGaggtgtatgaattaatcatgttACATGTCATTAAGAAATGTATATATGAGTATAAAAATTCAGAGATAGAAATGGTCATGAAAATAAAGAGAGTGTCCACTCAAATCACACACCTTAGCACACATCTCACTGGGTCAATAATTCActaaaacaattaggcctacctaaGTAAATAATTTGAACGTATAATATGCATTGCAGTCGATTTAAtgtagataaaatataaatactgtgtGAAATAAGTGATATTTTGagtgatataaaatataaaagatataAGATGTGACAGACAGAAGAGGAAGTGATGGAGAGTTGGGGGTGACGAGATCAGGAGTGTAATTTCGTTTCTATTTCCGAGTAAATAAGATGACGACATGAGTACCGGTATAGGAAATTTTCGCTCCTTCCATATTGTGCACTCGTTCCTTCCTGCGTAATCAGAGTAAAACATTCTCTATCAACATTCAGATACCCCTTATAACTATTAATGTGGAGAGTAGTATTCATGAGACCCAAGTTCCATATACAAATACTGTAAAAAGAATGTGACAATACAACAAATACAATCGGTAAGCAAGAATCGACTATATGTGATACGAGATAAGTGAAAACATTTGccgaaataaagaaatacatgtcTCTGGTGCAAGCCGATATAGAGCACAACGGATTGAAAGTAATGAGGAACGTTTGTGGATGTCGTTTACTCATGTGTTTTgcggaatacaatgcaacaatatATTGCCTAGTTtgcactgaaatatttacatttacatacctGCTTTGGGCCGTAAATCTTACGCACTAGGTAAGACCAAAattagcacagaataattagctcGATACAGCTAATATATAGAGACCTATAATAATCTTCTAGAAAAGATAACTACGCTAGATGAATAGCAATTGACATAGAAGACCGTGACACGAAGGTTTCTGGATACCTAAGCTCAGTAATGTGAACATTATAAACTGAATACAAATTCGTCCTGCCAGAGGATTTCCTTAGTCTCTAAGAGGAttatcgggatgagccctaaaagaaatgggccacggacctacatTCCCTTGCCCATAGAGATTCCGTTAATATTGCAAACAATTTTCCACAAAGATGCGCTGGCTAAGCTTCGTGCATCGCCCTGTTACATGAACGACGTTACCCCACTTTATTCGCACAGGGGACTCTTACAGATTAGACTTACAAATCCTGGTGTTTCTTCTGGCGGTCTTAGGTCAGCCTTCGAATATCACACTTGTCATATGTCCGAGTTTACTGGACTCCATTGGCACTGTGAAAGAACAATGTCCAACTAACACCTTTCGGCGTTTGTTCTTGTGATACTTAAGCCAACTTCTGTAACGCGTCCATCTGCCCCTTTTATGTGCAAGCTATTATGTTACGTCTTTTTCCGGCTTTTCACATTGAAAATTACTTTCAGTGGAGGAacgaaacgagagagagaaaagtgGCTAACAGGCTTGGAGATCACATATTCAGCCCCAAAGTCCGTTGCAAGCGCACCTTCAACCAATAAAATGTCTCTTTAATCTTTCCATTATTATAGCGAAATAGTGTGCTGCATTAGGCTGTAAATCAGGAGGGGATGCACATTCTGAATAAGGAGATTCTCCTGACTGTTTAGTTTTGTTTAAGTTTTCCGTTAGCAGTAGAAGCAGAGAATAGTGCACTGCGGTACTAATTTGACAGTTTCTGTCTGTTCTTATAGGAAAGTTCACAGTTCAAACTTGGTCCACAGCTTGTTGTAAAGTGACAGCACGCTTTGAGCGACAGTCGCATTCCTCGCATTTTGCTAATAGACTTCCAAAAATGCaataaactttgaatgtaaatgtgcaaaaatacgacaaccacattggacttcagaaacgaagatggtaatggagaaaatgaaatcagagatgtgtttcaactaatcagttctggagaatctgaatgtaaatgaaatgctaatggcacgGGCAGTGTTGAAGGAAATATTGAGCAATAGTTGTTCAGAAATGGATTTCAAAAAGTTGCTACAGTTCATGTACGTTAAAAAGTcgagtgaacaatttcttctaattggcTTATATACAGTAATTCCATCGCATGTCGTAAactgtgagcgaggatttagttgcataaatcttgtaaaaactgtaattagaaACCGTCTTTGAGTAAAaggagttagcactctgctaataataaatcttgaaGAGCCTACTGGGAAGGAATTTGAATCTTTAGAATGCGCATAAAATGACGGATTTTAatatgatgtaaattcagcagtaatcgTTTCTAAACACACCTACGTCAAATGATTTACTTGCATAAGCACATCTAAATTGTGGTAAAAtggactgaaaataataaaactccaagaaacaaattacataactttttgtttctataAACCTTATAAATTTTATCTTTTTTGTACAATTATTTCGAATATTGTACAAGATTTTCGcattttgcacaaatataatttttcatttgtcgatttttgcgacaattatttattttcaagccTAAATCCTgtgtcattatatatatatatatatatatatatatatatatatatatatatataatttgaactcgtaatggaaattacgggaaaatggctgaacggattttaatgagtgacccctcattttcatgcctggcatccaaagtttttcggaaatgtagtagttttcagtgaaatgtcaattttcctacataattttcctattttccaaaatccatctgttgtcagttttgagaactaattttattcaatcacggccgacttgattgaatttcagaacaaaacacacacttcaATAAACAAtacgctattacacgaaggccatgacctgcaggattgcagacatatttagagctctatacagtttgttattaaaaaccaaaaactgattctgcagtgtataattttctgagtacagctgtgtattggatattcatatctatgaaacttgaggtggtttgatgacattattaccattagaaattaaatattattatagttaataccatgatgcatctattttttcattaattgtacataatattgatgctatattgatgacatgaaagtgaaacgctttgtggttatgtaagtaaatgtagagaatatctgaatttagatcttcatttctataatttactgagtggctgctatatataactactaaacttgagtaagataataatattgttattaaaaataaaatatttttatacttattaacccagtggggttgggtctttttcgtatacttaatggtggtgaagtgtagatattgatattgatatgtgtcattgtcttcagtattggctcgagagagcgcaaaaattacagttcctaaggaaagataaaaaggcattacttactgataaaataagaggcctagaaaattttgtagtctccagatcatttcagcaagatctcttagtaggataaaatgattttacgctctacatttcaagttctatatGCAGcaactatacgaaaatgctattgttcgaaagcttagcaaacctgacatttttttaactgctacaatccacaatgacctgaaatagctactgctaccgtcctgacattgatacttgcgttttcgcgttgaaactcaaaaactgaagatggataggttcaagaaaaagtatttggtctaaaaaaatccattcagagggagtatgtttcattattatggaagcaaataactataaaaagacaagtattcattgaaaataaatctgaaaaatttttatttgaacatctaacgaacttagtttgcagcagcatttgctgcacaagccactagttactaTCTAAAACCTTCTGACGTATTTGAGAAGAGAGTCCAGGAAAACAAAAAGGTCACGAATATAAACATTAGGAGGTCGATTTACGGCTTTAAGATAGTTTCCTGTATTACATAAAGTTAGGAGTGTCTGAATATGTCAATAGTGAGCTATAGATTCTGCATACTGCTCTCTTCTAGTGCCAGGTAAATGTCTAGTATATATTTCATTACGTTCCTCCAGGGCTATAT includes the following:
- the LOC138691660 gene encoding zinc finger protein 235-like isoform X1 — encoded protein: MDVIKMEPGSDPMGIQTSGIADIEERKLLSEELNLLDLNVKKIKTECIDHGYDVKSEMTFEETAVPIVFPVLKSEAEEEFCELDQVKEVKLEVTAEENEVSTESLAVSHNSGAAKFCENIPEGYDGKKHDCDICGMSFLDSARLKRHYFVHKCHKEFNCELCGKCFSQSGDYEKHSCVPSSEKPFSCDVCGKCFSKSYYLKTHSFVHTNERPFSCEVCGKSFSRLAHLERHSLMHTGTKPFCCDECGKCFARSEHFKAHKMVHTGEKPFSCDVCRRFFSNSFYLKQHTRMHTNEKPFSCDVCGKRFSRMAYLVRHSLVHTNERPFSCAVCEKSFSQSAHLQTHSRVHTGVKPFCCDVCGKCFSKSSDLKRHSLVHTNERSFSCDVCGKRFSRLHDLKRHSRVH
- the LOC138691660 gene encoding uncharacterized protein isoform X3, with the translated sequence MDVIKMEPGSDPMGIQTSGIADIEERKLLSEELNLLDLNVKKIKTECIDHGYDVKSEMTFEETAVPIVFPVLKSEAEEEFCELDQVKEVKLEVTAEENEVSTESRNGRDQNGTWVRPNGYTDKWYRRYRREEAFISGRKFIRFGRH